A single genomic interval of Lathyrus oleraceus cultivar Zhongwan6 chromosome 7, CAAS_Psat_ZW6_1.0, whole genome shotgun sequence harbors:
- the LOC127105996 gene encoding uncharacterized protein LOC127105996 isoform X28 has protein sequence MVKSHSNKLKMAPTLALQFLSLALFFFTNGQGIRDIKTDLQDHNYKTIGEVKQSNPNYKTIDEAKQSSYNYKIIDEVKQPNYKIANEVKKLNYNYKTADEAKQPSYIYKIADEAKQPSYIYKIADEAKQSNYVYNTVDEDKHPSYIYKTADEAKQPSYIYKTADEAKQPSYIYKTSDEAKQPSYTYKTADEAKQPSYIYKTADEAKQPTYIYKTADEAKQPSYIYKTANEIEQPSYTYKTIDEPKQPSYTYKTADEAKQPGYIYKTADEAKQPSYIYKTSDEAKQPSYTYKTADEAKQPSYIYKTADEAKQPSYIYKTADEAKQPSYIYKTADEAKQPSYIYKTANEIEQPSYTYKTIDEPKQPSYIYKTADEAKQPSYIYKTANEIEQPSYTYKTIDEPKQPSYIYKTADEAKQPSYIYKTADEAKQPNYIYKTANETEQPSYTYNTIDEAKQPSYIYKTADEVKQPSYIYKTTDKTKQPNYIYKTTDETKQLNYNYKTVDETKQSNYNHKTVDEAKQPSYIYKTVGEAKQSNYYYKTTDEAKQPNYIYKTVDDAKQPNYIYKTVDQSKQPIYIYKTSYEAKQPSYIYKTTDEDKQPSYIYKITDKAKQPSYIYKTNDEAKHPSYIYKTYKTTSEAKHPSYNYKSINEAKHPNYHYKTTSEAKQPSYNYKTTNEAKQPSYNYKTTDEAKQLSYNYKTTDEAKQPSYNYKTIDDAKQPNYNYKTTDEVKQPNYNYETTDEVKHPSYNYKTTDETKHPNYNYKTIDEVKQLNYIYKTTDEAKQTNYNYKTTDEGKQLNYHYKANTYDPKDPFSSNSKDPTSINFDHAEAFKIGFFNLDDLYVGNVMTLQFQVQEVPDFLPREEADSIPLSISQLPNVLQLLSLREDSPQAKSMRETLEQCEAEAIAGETKICANSVESMYEFVDTIIGSKTKHTVLTTNNPSPSAIPLQKYTILKISRDIDAPKWVSCHPQSYPYAIYYCHYIATRTRVFKVSLVGDENGDKMEALGMCHLDTSDWNPNYMVFKKLGVKPGKNTPVCHFFPINHLLWLPLESTKATM, from the exons AATGGACAAGGTATCAGAGACATAAAGACAGATCTGCAAGATCATAATTATAAGACTATCGGTGAAGTCAAACAGTCCAATCCTAATTATAAGACTATCGATGAAGCCAAACAGTCCAGTTACAACTACAAGATTATCGATGAAGTCAAACAACCCAACTACAAGATTGCCAATGAAGTCAAAAAACTCAATTACAACTACAAGACCGCCGATGAAGCCAAACAGCCCAGTTACATCTACAAGATCGCCGATGAAGCCAAACAGCCCAGTTACATCTACAAGATCGCCGATGAGGCCAAACAGTCCAATTACGTCTACAACACCGTTGATGAGGACAAACACCCCAGCTACATATACAAGACCGCCGATGAAGCCAAACAACCCAGTTACATCTACAAGACCGCCGATGAGGCCAAACAACCCAGTTACATCTACAAGACTTCTGATGAGGCCAAACAACCCAGTTACACCTACAAGACCGCCGATGAGGCCAAACAACCTAGTTACATCTACAAGACTGCCGATGAGGCCAAACAACCCACTTACATCTACAAGACCGCCGATGAGGCCAAACAACCCAGTTACATCTACAAGACCGCTAACGAGATAGAACAACCAAGTTACACCTACAAGACCATCGATGAGCCCAAACAACCCAGTTACACCTACAAGACCGCCGATGAGGCCAAACAACCCGGTTACATCTACAAGACCGCCGATGAGGCCAAACAACCCAGTTACATCTACAAGACTTCTGATGAGGCCAAACAACCCAGTTACAC CTACAAGACCGCCGATGAGGCCAAACAACCCAGTTACAT CTACAAGACCGCCGATGAGGCCAAACAACCTAGTTACATCTACAAGACTGCCGATGAGGCCAAACAACCCAGTTACATCTACAAGACCGCCGATGAGGCCAAACAACCCAGTTACATCTACAAGACCGCTAACGAGATAGAACAACCAAGTTACACCTACAAGACCATCGATGAGCCCAAACAACCCAGTTACATCTACAAGACCGCCGATGAGGCCAAACAACCCAGTTACATCTACAAGACCGCTAACGAGATAGAACAACCAAGTTACACCTACAAGACCATCGATGAGCCCAAACAACCCAGTTACATCTACAAGACCGCTGATGAGGCCAAACAACCCAGTTACATCTACAAGACCGCCGATGAGGCCAAACAACCCAATTACATCTACAAGACCGCCAACGAGACAGAACAACCAAGTTACACCTACAACACCATCGATGAGGCTAAACAACCCAGTTACATATACAAGACTGCTGATGAGGTCAAACAACCCAGTTACATCTATAAGACCACTGATAAGACCAAACAACCCAATTACATCTACAAGACCACCGATGAAACCAAACAACTCAATTACAACTACAAGACTGTCGATGAAACCAAACAGTCCAATTACAACCATAAGACTGTCGATGAGGCCAAACAACCCAGTTACATCTACAAGACCGTCGGTGAAGCCAAACAGTCAAATTACTACTATAAGACTACCGATGAAGCCAAACAGCCTAATTACATCTACAAGACCGTCGATGACGCCAAACAACCCAATTACATCTACAAAACCGTCGATCAGTCCAAACAACCCATTTACATCTACAAGACCTCATATGAGGCCAAACAGCCTAGTTACATCTACAAGACCACTGATGAGGACAAACAACCCAGTTACATCTATAAGATCACCGATAAGGCCAAACAACCCAGTTACATCTACAAGACCAACGATGAGGCCAAACATCCCAGTTACATTTACAAGACCTATAAGACCACCAGTGAAGCCAAACACCCCAGCTACAACTACAAGAGCATCAACGAAGCCAAACACCCCAACTACCACTACAAGACCACCAGTGAAGCCAAACAACCCAGCTACAACTACAAGACCACCAATGAAGCCAAACAACCCAGCTACAACTACAAGACCACCGATGAAGCCAAACAACTCAGCTACAACTACAAGACCACCGATGAAGCCAAACAACCCAGCTACAACTACAAGACCATTGATGATGCCAAACAACCAAACTACAACTACAAGACCACCGATGAAGTCAAACAACCCAACTACAACTACGAGACCACCGATGAAGTCAAACATCCCAGTTACAACTACAAGACCACCGATGAAACCAAACACCCCAATTACAACTACAAGACCATCGATGAAGTCAAGCAGCTCAATTACATCTACAAGACTACCGATGAAGCCAAACAAACCAATTATAATTATAAGACTACTGATGAAGGCAAACAACTTAATTATCATTACAAGGCTAATACCTATGATCCAAAAGACCCTTTTTCTTCCAACTCAAAAGATCCTACTTCAATTAACTTTGATCATGCAGAAGCTTTTAAGATAGGATTTTTCAATTTGGATGATCTTTATGTTGGAAATGTGATGACCCTCCAATTTCAAGTCCAAGAGGTTCCTGATTTCCTTCCAAGAGAAGAGGCTGACTCAATTCCTCTCTCAATTTCACAACTCCCAAATGTTCTCCAACTCTTATCACTCCGTGAAGATTCTCCTCAAGCAAAATCAATGAGAGAAACACTTGAGCAATGTGAAGCAGAAGCAATAGCAGGGGAGACTAAGATATGCGCCAACTCTGTAGAGTCCATGTATGAATTTGTTGACACAATAATTGGTTCAAAAACCAAACATACTGTTCTTACTACCAATAACCCATCCCCCTCAGCCATCCCTCTTCAGAAATACACCATTTTAAAAATATCACGTGACATTGATGCTCCTAAATGGGTATCTTGCCATCCCCAATCATATCCATATGCCATTTACTATTGCCACTACATAGCTACAAGAACTAGAGTGTTCAAGGTCTCACTGGTTGGTGATGAGAATGGAGATAAAATGGAAGCTTTGGGCATGTGCCATTTGGATACATCTGATTGGAACCCAAATTATATGGTATTCAAGAAATTAGGAGTCAAGCCAGGAAAGAATACACCAGTGTGTCACTTCTTTCCTATAAATCATCTTTTGTGGCTTCCGTTGGAGTCTACAAAAGCCACCATGTGA
- the LOC127105996 gene encoding uncharacterized protein LOC127105996 isoform X2 translates to MVKSHSNKLKMAPTLALQFLSLALFFFTNGQGIRDIKTDLQDHNYKTIGEVKQSNPNYKTIDEAKQSSYNYKIIDEVKQPNYKIANEVKKLNYNYKTADEAKQPSYIYKIADEAKQPSYIYKIADEAKQSNYVYNTVDEDKHPSYIYKTADEAKQPSYIYKTADEAKQPSYIYKTSDEAKQPSYTYKTADEAKQPSYIYKTADEAKQPTYIYKTADEAKQPSYIYKTANEIEQPSYTYKTIDEPKQPSYTYKTADEAKQPGYIYKTADEAKQPSYIYKTSDEAKQPSYTYKTVDEAKQPSYIYKTADEAKQPSYIYKTADEAKQPSYIYKTANEIEQPSYTYKTIDEPKKPSYTYKTADEAKQPSYIYKTADKAKQPSYIYKTSDEAKQPSYTYKTADEAKQPSYIYKTADEAKQPSYIYKTANEIEQPSYTYKTIDEPKQPSYIYKTADEAKQPSYIYKTANEIEQPSYTYKTIDEPKQPSYIYKTADEAKQPSYIYKTADEAKQPNYIYKTANETEQPSYTYNTIDEAKQPSYIYKTADEVKQPSYIYKTTDKTKQPNYIYKTTDETKQLNYNYKTVDETKQSNYNHKTVDEAKQPSYIYKTVGEAKQSNYYYKTTDEAKQPNYIYKTVDDAKQPNYIYKTVDQSKQPIYIYKTSYEAKQPSYIYKTTDEDKQPSYIYKITDKAKQPSYIYKTNDEAKHPSYIYKTYKTTSEAKHPSYNYKSINEAKHPNYHYKTTSEAKQPSYNYKTTNEAKQPSYNYKTTDEAKQLSYNYKTTDEAKQPSYNYKTIDDAKQPNYNYKTTDEVKQPNYNYETTDEVKHPSYNYKTTDETKHPNYNYKTIDEVKQLNYIYKTTDEAKQTNYNYKTTDEGKQLNYHYKANTYDPKDPFSSNSKDPTSINFDHAEAFKIGFFNLDDLYVGNVMTLQFQVQEVPDFLPREEADSIPLSISQLPNVLQLLSLREDSPQAKSMRETLEQCEAEAIAGETKICANSVESMYEFVDTIIGSKTKHTVLTTNNPSPSAIPLQKYTILKISRDIDAPKWVSCHPQSYPYAIYYCHYIATRTRVFKVSLVGDENGDKMEALGMCHLDTSDWNPNYMVFKKLGVKPGKNTPVCHFFPINHLLWLPLESTKATM, encoded by the exons AATGGACAAGGTATCAGAGACATAAAGACAGATCTGCAAGATCATAATTATAAGACTATCGGTGAAGTCAAACAGTCCAATCCTAATTATAAGACTATCGATGAAGCCAAACAGTCCAGTTACAACTACAAGATTATCGATGAAGTCAAACAACCCAACTACAAGATTGCCAATGAAGTCAAAAAACTCAATTACAACTACAAGACCGCCGATGAAGCCAAACAGCCCAGTTACATCTACAAGATCGCCGATGAAGCCAAACAGCCCAGTTACATCTACAAGATCGCCGATGAGGCCAAACAGTCCAATTACGTCTACAACACCGTTGATGAGGACAAACACCCCAGCTACATATACAAGACCGCCGATGAAGCCAAACAACCCAGTTACATCTACAAGACCGCCGATGAGGCCAAACAACCCAGTTACATCTACAAGACTTCTGATGAGGCCAAACAACCCAGTTACACCTACAAGACCGCCGATGAGGCCAAACAACCTAGTTACATCTACAAGACTGCCGATGAGGCCAAACAACCCACTTACATCTACAAGACCGCCGATGAGGCCAAACAACCCAGTTACATCTACAAGACCGCTAACGAGATAGAACAACCAAGTTACACCTACAAGACCATCGATGAGCCCAAACAACCCAGTTACACCTACAAGACCGCCGATGAGGCCAAACAACCCGGTTACATCTACAAGACCGCCGATGAGGCCAAACAACCCAGTTACATCTACAAGACTTCTGATGAGGCCAAACAACCCAGTTACACCTACAAGACCGTCGATGAGGCCAAACAACCTAGTTACATCTACAAGACTGCCGATGAGGCCAAACAACCCAGTTACATCTACAAGACCGCCGATGAGGCCAAACAACCCAGTTACATCTACAAGACCGCTAACGAGATAGAACAACCAAGTTACACCTACAAGACCATCGATGAGCCCAAAAAACCCAGTTACACCTACAAGACCGCCGATGAGGCCAAACAACCCAGTTACATCTACAAGACCGCCGATAAGGCCAAACAACCCAGTTACATCTACAAGACTTCTGATGAGGCCAAACAACCCAGTTACACCTACAAGACCGCCGATGAGGCCAAACAAC CCAGTTACATCTACAAGACCGCCGATGAGGCCAAACAACCCAGTTACATCTACAAGACCGCTAACGAGATAGAACAACCAAGTTACACCTACAAGACCATCGATGAGCCCAAACAACCCAGTTACATCTACAAGACCGCCGATGAGGCCAAACAACCCAGTTACATCTACAAGACCGCTAACGAGATAGAACAACCAAGTTACACCTACAAGACCATCGATGAGCCCAAACAACCCAGTTACATCTACAAGACCGCTGATGAGGCCAAACAACCCAGTTACATCTACAAGACCGCCGATGAGGCCAAACAACCCAATTACATCTACAAGACCGCCAACGAGACAGAACAACCAAGTTACACCTACAACACCATCGATGAGGCTAAACAACCCAGTTACATATACAAGACTGCTGATGAGGTCAAACAACCCAGTTACATCTATAAGACCACTGATAAGACCAAACAACCCAATTACATCTACAAGACCACCGATGAAACCAAACAACTCAATTACAACTACAAGACTGTCGATGAAACCAAACAGTCCAATTACAACCATAAGACTGTCGATGAGGCCAAACAACCCAGTTACATCTACAAGACCGTCGGTGAAGCCAAACAGTCAAATTACTACTATAAGACTACCGATGAAGCCAAACAGCCTAATTACATCTACAAGACCGTCGATGACGCCAAACAACCCAATTACATCTACAAAACCGTCGATCAGTCCAAACAACCCATTTACATCTACAAGACCTCATATGAGGCCAAACAGCCTAGTTACATCTACAAGACCACTGATGAGGACAAACAACCCAGTTACATCTATAAGATCACCGATAAGGCCAAACAACCCAGTTACATCTACAAGACCAACGATGAGGCCAAACATCCCAGTTACATTTACAAGACCTATAAGACCACCAGTGAAGCCAAACACCCCAGCTACAACTACAAGAGCATCAACGAAGCCAAACACCCCAACTACCACTACAAGACCACCAGTGAAGCCAAACAACCCAGCTACAACTACAAGACCACCAATGAAGCCAAACAACCCAGCTACAACTACAAGACCACCGATGAAGCCAAACAACTCAGCTACAACTACAAGACCACCGATGAAGCCAAACAACCCAGCTACAACTACAAGACCATTGATGATGCCAAACAACCAAACTACAACTACAAGACCACCGATGAAGTCAAACAACCCAACTACAACTACGAGACCACCGATGAAGTCAAACATCCCAGTTACAACTACAAGACCACCGATGAAACCAAACACCCCAATTACAACTACAAGACCATCGATGAAGTCAAGCAGCTCAATTACATCTACAAGACTACCGATGAAGCCAAACAAACCAATTATAATTATAAGACTACTGATGAAGGCAAACAACTTAATTATCATTACAAGGCTAATACCTATGATCCAAAAGACCCTTTTTCTTCCAACTCAAAAGATCCTACTTCAATTAACTTTGATCATGCAGAAGCTTTTAAGATAGGATTTTTCAATTTGGATGATCTTTATGTTGGAAATGTGATGACCCTCCAATTTCAAGTCCAAGAGGTTCCTGATTTCCTTCCAAGAGAAGAGGCTGACTCAATTCCTCTCTCAATTTCACAACTCCCAAATGTTCTCCAACTCTTATCACTCCGTGAAGATTCTCCTCAAGCAAAATCAATGAGAGAAACACTTGAGCAATGTGAAGCAGAAGCAATAGCAGGGGAGACTAAGATATGCGCCAACTCTGTAGAGTCCATGTATGAATTTGTTGACACAATAATTGGTTCAAAAACCAAACATACTGTTCTTACTACCAATAACCCATCCCCCTCAGCCATCCCTCTTCAGAAATACACCATTTTAAAAATATCACGTGACATTGATGCTCCTAAATGGGTATCTTGCCATCCCCAATCATATCCATATGCCATTTACTATTGCCACTACATAGCTACAAGAACTAGAGTGTTCAAGGTCTCACTGGTTGGTGATGAGAATGGAGATAAAATGGAAGCTTTGGGCATGTGCCATTTGGATACATCTGATTGGAACCCAAATTATATGGTATTCAAGAAATTAGGAGTCAAGCCAGGAAAGAATACACCAGTGTGTCACTTCTTTCCTATAAATCATCTTTTGTGGCTTCCGTTGGAGTCTACAAAAGCCACCATGTGA
- the LOC127105996 gene encoding uncharacterized protein LOC127105996 isoform X7, which yields MVKSHSNKLKMAPTLALQFLSLALFFFTNGQGIRDIKTDLQDHNYKTIGEVKQSNPNYKTIDEAKQSSYNYKIIDEVKQPNYKIANEVKKLNYNYKTADEAKQPSYIYKIADEAKQPSYIYKIADEAKQSNYVYNTVDEDKHPSYIYKTADEAKQPSYIYKTADEAKQPSYIYKTSDEAKQPSYTYKTADEAKQPSYIYKTADEAKQPTYIYKTADEAKQPSYIYKTANEIEQPSYTYKTIDEPKQPSYTYKTADEAKQPGYIYKTADEAKQPSYIYKTSDEAKQPSYTYKTVDEAKQPSYIYKTADEAKQPSYIYKTADEAKQPSYIYKTADEAKQPSYIYKTADKAKQPSYIYKTSDEAKQPSYTYKTADEAKQPSYIYKTADEAKQPSYIYKTADEAKQPSYIYKTANEIEQPSYTYKTIDEPKQPSYIYKTADEAKQPSYIYKTANEIEQPSYTYKTIDEPKQPSYIYKTADEAKQPSYIYKTADEAKQPNYIYKTANETEQPSYTYNTIDEAKQPSYIYKTADEVKQPSYIYKTTDKTKQPNYIYKTTDETKQLNYNYKTVDETKQSNYNHKTVDEAKQPSYIYKTVGEAKQSNYYYKTTDEAKQPNYIYKTVDDAKQPNYIYKTVDQSKQPIYIYKTSYEAKQPSYIYKTTDEDKQPSYIYKITDKAKQPSYIYKTNDEAKHPSYIYKTYKTTSEAKHPSYNYKSINEAKHPNYHYKTTSEAKQPSYNYKTTNEAKQPSYNYKTTDEAKQLSYNYKTTDEAKQPSYNYKTIDDAKQPNYNYKTTDEVKQPNYNYETTDEVKHPSYNYKTTDETKHPNYNYKTIDEVKQLNYIYKTTDEAKQTNYNYKTTDEGKQLNYHYKANTYDPKDPFSSNSKDPTSINFDHAEAFKIGFFNLDDLYVGNVMTLQFQVQEVPDFLPREEADSIPLSISQLPNVLQLLSLREDSPQAKSMRETLEQCEAEAIAGETKICANSVESMYEFVDTIIGSKTKHTVLTTNNPSPSAIPLQKYTILKISRDIDAPKWVSCHPQSYPYAIYYCHYIATRTRVFKVSLVGDENGDKMEALGMCHLDTSDWNPNYMVFKKLGVKPGKNTPVCHFFPINHLLWLPLESTKATM from the exons AATGGACAAGGTATCAGAGACATAAAGACAGATCTGCAAGATCATAATTATAAGACTATCGGTGAAGTCAAACAGTCCAATCCTAATTATAAGACTATCGATGAAGCCAAACAGTCCAGTTACAACTACAAGATTATCGATGAAGTCAAACAACCCAACTACAAGATTGCCAATGAAGTCAAAAAACTCAATTACAACTACAAGACCGCCGATGAAGCCAAACAGCCCAGTTACATCTACAAGATCGCCGATGAAGCCAAACAGCCCAGTTACATCTACAAGATCGCCGATGAGGCCAAACAGTCCAATTACGTCTACAACACCGTTGATGAGGACAAACACCCCAGCTACATATACAAGACCGCCGATGAAGCCAAACAACCCAGTTACATCTACAAGACCGCCGATGAGGCCAAACAACCCAGTTACATCTACAAGACTTCTGATGAGGCCAAACAACCCAGTTACACCTACAAGACCGCCGATGAGGCCAAACAACCTAGTTACATCTACAAGACTGCCGATGAGGCCAAACAACCCACTTACATCTACAAGACCGCCGATGAGGCCAAACAACCCAGTTACATCTACAAGACCGCTAACGAGATAGAACAACCAAGTTACACCTACAAGACCATCGATGAGCCCAAACAACCCAGTTACACCTACAAGACCGCCGATGAGGCCAAACAACCCGGTTACATCTACAAGACCGCCGATGAGGCCAAACAACCCAGTTACATCTACAAGACTTCTGATGAGGCCAAACAACCCAGTTACACCTACAAGACCGTCGATGAGGCCAAACAACCTAGTTACATCTACAAGACTGCCGATGAGGCCAAACAACCCAGTTACATCTACAAGACCGCCGATGAGGCCAAACAACCCAGTTACAT CTACAAGACCGCCGATGAGGCCAAACAACCCAGTTACATCTACAAGACCGCCGATAAGGCCAAACAACCCAGTTACATCTACAAGACTTCTGATGAGGCCAAACAACCCAGTTACACCTACAAGACCGCCGATGAGGCCAAACAACCTAGTTACATCTACAAGACTGCCGATGAGGCCAAACAACCCAGTTACATCTACAAGACCGCCGATGAGGCCAAACAACCCAGTTACATCTACAAGACCGCTAACGAGATAGAACAACCAAGTTACACCTACAAGACCATCGATGAGCCCAAACAACCCAGTTACATCTACAAGACCGCCGATGAGGCCAAACAACCCAGTTACATCTACAAGACCGCTAACGAGATAGAACAACCAAGTTACACCTACAAGACCATCGATGAGCCCAAACAACCCAGTTACATCTACAAGACCGCTGATGAGGCCAAACAACCCAGTTACATCTACAAGACCGCCGATGAGGCCAAACAACCCAATTACATCTACAAGACCGCCAACGAGACAGAACAACCAAGTTACACCTACAACACCATCGATGAGGCTAAACAACCCAGTTACATATACAAGACTGCTGATGAGGTCAAACAACCCAGTTACATCTATAAGACCACTGATAAGACCAAACAACCCAATTACATCTACAAGACCACCGATGAAACCAAACAACTCAATTACAACTACAAGACTGTCGATGAAACCAAACAGTCCAATTACAACCATAAGACTGTCGATGAGGCCAAACAACCCAGTTACATCTACAAGACCGTCGGTGAAGCCAAACAGTCAAATTACTACTATAAGACTACCGATGAAGCCAAACAGCCTAATTACATCTACAAGACCGTCGATGACGCCAAACAACCCAATTACATCTACAAAACCGTCGATCAGTCCAAACAACCCATTTACATCTACAAGACCTCATATGAGGCCAAACAGCCTAGTTACATCTACAAGACCACTGATGAGGACAAACAACCCAGTTACATCTATAAGATCACCGATAAGGCCAAACAACCCAGTTACATCTACAAGACCAACGATGAGGCCAAACATCCCAGTTACATTTACAAGACCTATAAGACCACCAGTGAAGCCAAACACCCCAGCTACAACTACAAGAGCATCAACGAAGCCAAACACCCCAACTACCACTACAAGACCACCAGTGAAGCCAAACAACCCAGCTACAACTACAAGACCACCAATGAAGCCAAACAACCCAGCTACAACTACAAGACCACCGATGAAGCCAAACAACTCAGCTACAACTACAAGACCACCGATGAAGCCAAACAACCCAGCTACAACTACAAGACCATTGATGATGCCAAACAACCAAACTACAACTACAAGACCACCGATGAAGTCAAACAACCCAACTACAACTACGAGACCACCGATGAAGTCAAACATCCCAGTTACAACTACAAGACCACCGATGAAACCAAACACCCCAATTACAACTACAAGACCATCGATGAAGTCAAGCAGCTCAATTACATCTACAAGACTACCGATGAAGCCAAACAAACCAATTATAATTATAAGACTACTGATGAAGGCAAACAACTTAATTATCATTACAAGGCTAATACCTATGATCCAAAAGACCCTTTTTCTTCCAACTCAAAAGATCCTACTTCAATTAACTTTGATCATGCAGAAGCTTTTAAGATAGGATTTTTCAATTTGGATGATCTTTATGTTGGAAATGTGATGACCCTCCAATTTCAAGTCCAAGAGGTTCCTGATTTCCTTCCAAGAGAAGAGGCTGACTCAATTCCTCTCTCAATTTCACAACTCCCAAATGTTCTCCAACTCTTATCACTCCGTGAAGATTCTCCTCAAGCAAAATCAATGAGAGAAACACTTGAGCAATGTGAAGCAGAAGCAATAGCAGGGGAGACTAAGATATGCGCCAACTCTGTAGAGTCCATGTATGAATTTGTTGACACAATAATTGGTTCAAAAACCAAACATACTGTTCTTACTACCAATAACCCATCCCCCTCAGCCATCCCTCTTCAGAAATACACCATTTTAAAAATATCACGTGACATTGATGCTCCTAAATGGGTATCTTGCCATCCCCAATCATATCCATATGCCATTTACTATTGCCACTACATAGCTACAAGAACTAGAGTGTTCAAGGTCTCACTGGTTGGTGATGAGAATGGAGATAAAATGGAAGCTTTGGGCATGTGCCATTTGGATACATCTGATTGGAACCCAAATTATATGGTATTCAAGAAATTAGGAGTCAAGCCAGGAAAGAATACACCAGTGTGTCACTTCTTTCCTATAAATCATCTTTTGTGGCTTCCGTTGGAGTCTACAAAAGCCACCATGTGA